Proteins from a genomic interval of Chionomys nivalis chromosome 7, mChiNiv1.1, whole genome shotgun sequence:
- the Ubtf gene encoding nucleolar transcription factor 1 isoform X1 — MNGEADCPTDLEMAAPKGQDRWSQEDMLTLLECMKNNLPSNDSSKFKTTESHMDWEKVAFKDFSGDMCKLKWVEISNEVRKFRTLTELILDAQEHVKNPYKGKKLKKHPDFPKKPLTPYFRFFMEKRAKYAKLHPEMSNLDLTKILSKKYKELPEKKKMKYIQDFQREKQEFERNLARFREDHPDLIQNAKKSDIPEKPKTPQQLWYTHEKKVYLKVRPDATTKEVKDSLGKQWSQLSDKKRLKWIHKALEQRKEYEEIMRDYIQKHPELNISEEGITKSTLTKAERQLKDKFDGRPTKPPPNSYSLYCAELMANMKDVPSTERMVLCSQQWKLLSQKEKDAYHKKCDQKKKDYEVELLRFLESLPEEEQQRVLGEEKMLNINKKQTTSPASKKPSQEGGKGGSEKPKRPVSAMFIFSEEKRRQLQEERPELSESELTRLLARMWNDLSEKKKAKYKAREAALKAQSERKPGGEREERGKLPESPKRAEEIWQQSVIGDYLARFKNDRVKALKAMEMTWNNMEKKEKLMWIKKAAEDQKRYERELSEMRAPPAAPNSSKKMKFQGEPKKPPMNGYQKFSQELLSNGELNHLPLKDRMVEIGSRWQRISQSQKEHYKKLAEEQQKQYKVHLDLWVKSLSPQDRAAYKEYISNKRKNMTKLRGPNPKSSRTTLQSKSESEDEEDEEEDDDDDEEEEEDDENGDSSEDGGDSSESSSEDESEDGDENEDDDEDDDDDEDDDEDEDNESEGSSSSSSSSGDSSDSDSN, encoded by the exons ATGAACGGAGAAGCAGACTGTCCCACAGACCTGGAAATGGCCGCCCCCAAAGGCCAAG ACCGCTGGTCCCAGGAAGATATGCTGACTTTGCTGGAGTGCATGAAGAACAACCTTCCATCCAACGATAGCTCCAAGTTCAAAACCACAGAGTCGCATATGGACTGGGAAAAGGTGGCTTTTAAGGATTTCTCGGGAGACATGTGCAAGCTCAAATGGGTGGAGATCTCAAATGAG gTGAGGAAGTTCCGTACACTGACGGAATTGATTCTTGATGCTCAGGAACATGTTAAAAATCCTTACAAAGGCAAAAAACTCAAG AAACACCCAGATTTCCCAAAGAAGCCTCTCACACCTTATTTCCGCTTCTTCATGGAGAAACGGGCCAAATATGCGAAACTCCACCCTGAGATGAGCAACCTGGACCTGACCAAGATTCTATCTAAGAAATACAAGGAGCTTCCagagaagaagaag ATGAAATATATTCAGGACTTCCAGAGGGAGAAACAGGAGTTCGAGCGAAACCTGGCCCGATTCAG GGAGGATCACCCTGACCTTATCCAGAATGCCAAGAAGTCGGACATCCCTGAGAAGCCCAAAACTCCCCAGCAACTGTGGTATacccatgagaagaaggtgtatctCAAAGTGCGGCCGGAT GCCACTACGAAGGAGGTGAAGGACTCCCTGGGGAAGCAGTGGTCTCAGCTCTCGGACAAAAAGAGGCTGAAATGGATTCATAAGGCCCTGGAGCAGCGGAAGGAGTACGAG GAGATTATGCGTGATTATATACAGAAGCACCCCGAGCTTAACATCAGCGAGGAAGGAATCACCAAATCTACCCTCACCAAGGCCGAACGCCAGCTCAAGGACAAGTTTGATGGGCGACCCACCAAGCCACCTCC GAACAGCTACTCCTTGTACTGTGCAGAGCTCATGGCCAACATGAAGGATGTGCCCAGCACGGAGCGCATGGTGCTATGCAGCCAGCAGTGGAAGCTGCTCTCCCAGAAGGAAAAGGATGCATATCACAAGAAGTGCGACCAG aaaaagaaagattatgaGGTAGAACTGCTGCGGTTCCTGGAG AGCTTGCCCGAGGAGGAACAGCAGCGGGTCCTCGGGGAGGAAAAGATGTTGAACATCAATAAGAAGCAGACCACCAGTCCAGCCTCTAAGAAGCCTTCTCAGGAAGGTGGCAAG GGCGGCTCTGAAAAGCCCAAGCGGCCTGTGTCTGccatgttcattttctcagagGAGAAGCGCCGGCAGCTACAGGAGGAGCGGCCTGAGCTCTCAGAAAGCGAGCTTACCCGCCTGCTGGCCCGCATGTGGAACGACTTGTCCGAGAAGAAGAAG GCTAAATATAAGGCCCGAGAGGCTGCTCTGAAGGCCCAGTCTGAGAGGAAGCCAGGTGGAGAGCGTGAAGAGCGGGGCAAGCTGCCTGAGTCACCCAAGAGAGCTGAGGAAATCTGGCAGCAGAGTGTCATCGGAGATTATCTGGCTCGCTTCAAG AATGACCGGGTGAAAGCCTTGAAGGCCATGGAGATGACATGGAACAAcatggaaaagaaggagaagctgATGTGGATTAAGAAGGCAGCAGAAGACCAAAAACGATATGAG AGGGAGTTAAGTGAGATGCGGGCCCCTCCAGCTGCTCCGAACTCTTCCAAGAAGATGAAGTTCCAGGGGGAGCCCAAGAAACCTCCCAT GAACGGTTACCAGAAGTTCTCCCAGGAGCTGCTGTCCAACGGGGAGCTGAATCACCTGCCACTGAAGGACCGCATGGTAGAGATTGGCAGCCGCTGGCAGCGCATCTCCCAGAGCCAGAAGGAGCACTATAAAAAGCTGGCCGAGGAGCAGCAGAAACAGTACAAGGTGCACTTGGATCTCTGGGTCAAG AGCCTGTCTCCCCAGGACCGTGCAGCATACAAAGAGTACATCTCCAAT AAACGTAAGAACATGACTAAGCTTCGAGGCCCAAATCCTAAGTCCAGCCGGACCACCCTGCAGTCTAAGTCG GAGTCGGAGGatgaggaggacgaggaggaggatgACGACGATgacgaggaggaagaggaagatgatgagAATGGGGACTCCTCCGAGGATGGAGGGGACTCTTCTGAGTCTAGCAGCGAAGACGAGAGCGAGGATGGAGATGAG AACGAGGATGACGATGAGGACGACGATGACGACGAGGATGACGACGAGGATGAAGACAATGAGTCTGAGGGCAGCAGCTCCAGCTCTTCCTCTTCAGGGGACTCCTCAGACTCTGACTCCAACTAA
- the Ubtf gene encoding nucleolar transcription factor 1 isoform X2, whose translation MNGEADCPTDLEMAAPKGQDRWSQEDMLTLLECMKNNLPSNDSSKFKTTESHMDWEKVAFKDFSGDMCKLKWVEISNEVRKFRTLTELILDAQEHVKNPYKGKKLKKHPDFPKKPLTPYFRFFMEKRAKYAKLHPEMSNLDLTKILSKKYKELPEKKKMKYIQDFQREKQEFERNLARFREDHPDLIQNAKKSDIPEKPKTPQQLWYTHEKKVYLKVRPDEIMRDYIQKHPELNISEEGITKSTLTKAERQLKDKFDGRPTKPPPNSYSLYCAELMANMKDVPSTERMVLCSQQWKLLSQKEKDAYHKKCDQKKKDYEVELLRFLESLPEEEQQRVLGEEKMLNINKKQTTSPASKKPSQEGGKGGSEKPKRPVSAMFIFSEEKRRQLQEERPELSESELTRLLARMWNDLSEKKKAKYKAREAALKAQSERKPGGEREERGKLPESPKRAEEIWQQSVIGDYLARFKNDRVKALKAMEMTWNNMEKKEKLMWIKKAAEDQKRYERELSEMRAPPAAPNSSKKMKFQGEPKKPPMNGYQKFSQELLSNGELNHLPLKDRMVEIGSRWQRISQSQKEHYKKLAEEQQKQYKVHLDLWVKSLSPQDRAAYKEYISNKRKNMTKLRGPNPKSSRTTLQSKSESEDEEDEEEDDDDDEEEEEDDENGDSSEDGGDSSESSSEDESEDGDENEDDDEDDDDDEDDDEDEDNESEGSSSSSSSSGDSSDSDSN comes from the exons ATGAACGGAGAAGCAGACTGTCCCACAGACCTGGAAATGGCCGCCCCCAAAGGCCAAG ACCGCTGGTCCCAGGAAGATATGCTGACTTTGCTGGAGTGCATGAAGAACAACCTTCCATCCAACGATAGCTCCAAGTTCAAAACCACAGAGTCGCATATGGACTGGGAAAAGGTGGCTTTTAAGGATTTCTCGGGAGACATGTGCAAGCTCAAATGGGTGGAGATCTCAAATGAG gTGAGGAAGTTCCGTACACTGACGGAATTGATTCTTGATGCTCAGGAACATGTTAAAAATCCTTACAAAGGCAAAAAACTCAAG AAACACCCAGATTTCCCAAAGAAGCCTCTCACACCTTATTTCCGCTTCTTCATGGAGAAACGGGCCAAATATGCGAAACTCCACCCTGAGATGAGCAACCTGGACCTGACCAAGATTCTATCTAAGAAATACAAGGAGCTTCCagagaagaagaag ATGAAATATATTCAGGACTTCCAGAGGGAGAAACAGGAGTTCGAGCGAAACCTGGCCCGATTCAG GGAGGATCACCCTGACCTTATCCAGAATGCCAAGAAGTCGGACATCCCTGAGAAGCCCAAAACTCCCCAGCAACTGTGGTATacccatgagaagaaggtgtatctCAAAGTGCGGCCGGAT GAGATTATGCGTGATTATATACAGAAGCACCCCGAGCTTAACATCAGCGAGGAAGGAATCACCAAATCTACCCTCACCAAGGCCGAACGCCAGCTCAAGGACAAGTTTGATGGGCGACCCACCAAGCCACCTCC GAACAGCTACTCCTTGTACTGTGCAGAGCTCATGGCCAACATGAAGGATGTGCCCAGCACGGAGCGCATGGTGCTATGCAGCCAGCAGTGGAAGCTGCTCTCCCAGAAGGAAAAGGATGCATATCACAAGAAGTGCGACCAG aaaaagaaagattatgaGGTAGAACTGCTGCGGTTCCTGGAG AGCTTGCCCGAGGAGGAACAGCAGCGGGTCCTCGGGGAGGAAAAGATGTTGAACATCAATAAGAAGCAGACCACCAGTCCAGCCTCTAAGAAGCCTTCTCAGGAAGGTGGCAAG GGCGGCTCTGAAAAGCCCAAGCGGCCTGTGTCTGccatgttcattttctcagagGAGAAGCGCCGGCAGCTACAGGAGGAGCGGCCTGAGCTCTCAGAAAGCGAGCTTACCCGCCTGCTGGCCCGCATGTGGAACGACTTGTCCGAGAAGAAGAAG GCTAAATATAAGGCCCGAGAGGCTGCTCTGAAGGCCCAGTCTGAGAGGAAGCCAGGTGGAGAGCGTGAAGAGCGGGGCAAGCTGCCTGAGTCACCCAAGAGAGCTGAGGAAATCTGGCAGCAGAGTGTCATCGGAGATTATCTGGCTCGCTTCAAG AATGACCGGGTGAAAGCCTTGAAGGCCATGGAGATGACATGGAACAAcatggaaaagaaggagaagctgATGTGGATTAAGAAGGCAGCAGAAGACCAAAAACGATATGAG AGGGAGTTAAGTGAGATGCGGGCCCCTCCAGCTGCTCCGAACTCTTCCAAGAAGATGAAGTTCCAGGGGGAGCCCAAGAAACCTCCCAT GAACGGTTACCAGAAGTTCTCCCAGGAGCTGCTGTCCAACGGGGAGCTGAATCACCTGCCACTGAAGGACCGCATGGTAGAGATTGGCAGCCGCTGGCAGCGCATCTCCCAGAGCCAGAAGGAGCACTATAAAAAGCTGGCCGAGGAGCAGCAGAAACAGTACAAGGTGCACTTGGATCTCTGGGTCAAG AGCCTGTCTCCCCAGGACCGTGCAGCATACAAAGAGTACATCTCCAAT AAACGTAAGAACATGACTAAGCTTCGAGGCCCAAATCCTAAGTCCAGCCGGACCACCCTGCAGTCTAAGTCG GAGTCGGAGGatgaggaggacgaggaggaggatgACGACGATgacgaggaggaagaggaagatgatgagAATGGGGACTCCTCCGAGGATGGAGGGGACTCTTCTGAGTCTAGCAGCGAAGACGAGAGCGAGGATGGAGATGAG AACGAGGATGACGATGAGGACGACGATGACGACGAGGATGACGACGAGGATGAAGACAATGAGTCTGAGGGCAGCAGCTCCAGCTCTTCCTCTTCAGGGGACTCCTCAGACTCTGACTCCAACTAA